ATGGACCAGGCCCTCAGATTGCAGGTCAAATGATGCCGCCTCGTCCTCCGATGGGCGGTTTCGGCCCTCAAGGAATGGGTGGCTTTGGCCCTCAAGGAATGGGTCCTATGGCCGGACCTAACATGGCTCCTATGGGCTTTGGACCAATGGGTGGAGCAAATATGGCTCCTATGGCTGGACCTAACATGGCTCCTATGGGCTTTGGACCAATGGGTGGAGCGAATATGGCTCCTATGGCCGGGCCGAACATGGGTCCTATGGATCAAGGTAAAGGAAAAGGTAAAGGCGGCAACGGTTCTTGCGGATGTAGCTACGGTCGTTAATTCCGTCTCGAATAGACAATGATCTCAAGGTCTAGACTAATTCATGAAGATTTGAACAATCATGAAGGTTTAGACCTTCATTTTTTAAAAAGGTGGAGAGAAGATGAAGGTTCTTGCGGTCTCAGGCTATAAAGCACATGAATTAGGCATTTTCGACCCGAAACATCAAGGTGTTACCTACATAAAAAAAGCGTTGGAACAAAAATTTCGTTCCTATATTAATGAGGGGTTAGAATGGGTCATCATAAGCGGGCAGCTAGGTGTTGAGATTTGGGCGGCGGAAGTGATTTTAATGTTAAAAAAAGAATTTCCAGAAGTGAAGCTATCCGTCTTAACACCTTTTCTACAACAAGAAGATCGTTGGAAGGAAGAGACGAAAGAACATTATCGATCTATTCTCCAACAAGCAGATTATGTTGACAGTATTACAAAACGACCGTATGATAATCCCGCGCAACTTCGAATGAAAAATGAATTCATCATTCAAAAGTCAGACGCAATTCTTTTATTAATTGATGAGGATAAGGTAGGGTCTCCTCATTATTATTTAGAACCAGCGAAAAAAAAGGCCGAAACAAAAGACTATCCTATTTATACAATTACGCCTGAGGACCTAGATATTCTCATCCAAGAAGTTGAGATGGAAAGGCAAGATAATTGGCCGAATGAATAATACAAATTGACAAGTGAACGATCTTTTGAAAAAATAGAAAGAAATAACCTTTATGGTTGAACAGTTACTGAGGTGATTAATAATGAATAGTCAAGAAGTTCGTTTGTCCGCAAAAGATATTTTAGATAAAGAATTTAAAACAAGTATGCGCGGTTATAATCCAGATGAAGTTGATAAGTTTCTTGACTCTGTTATTCAAGATTATGAAGCTTTCCAAAAGAAAGTGACACAACTTGAACAAGAAAATCAAAAACTGCGTCGGGAAATGAAGCAGCAATCTGAACGCCCACAGCGTCAGACACCAACTCCGAGTGCAGGAAGCACAAATTATGATATTCTTCAGCGCTTATCGAATTTAGAGAAAAAAGTATTCGGTAGTAAATTATACGACTGATTTATAGGTTGGTTGAGGCTAAGGAGAGAGGCCGTTGATCGATGTTTATATTGATGGAGCAAGCGCCGGGGACCCGGGCCCTTCTGGGGCAGGAGTTTTTATTAATTACAAGGATGGGCAGGTTGAGCATTTTTCCATCCCATTAGAAGTGATGTCGAATCACGAAGCTGAGTATGAGGCGTTATTACATGCTTTAAGAATTTGTGTGGATAAAGGGTTCAAGCATGTATCATTTCGAACAGACTCACAACTTATTGATCAAGCAATTGAAAAACGATATGTGAAAAAAGTTCGATACCAACCGTATTTACGTGAAGCTCTTGTACTTATCGATTCATTTGAGCTATTTTTCATGAAGTGGATTCCGAGTAAGCAAAACCGTAATGCAGATGAACTTGCTAGAAAAGCAATTCAACTAGACAAGGGAATAATTACCCTTGATTTGACGGAGAAGAATTAGTATAATTAAATTTGTCGCTTATGACAGCTGAACTGTTTAGGTAATTGCTGCACGTTTTTCGTGTAGAGGAAAGTCCATGCTCGCACAGGCTGAGATGCCTGTAGTGTTCGTGCCTAGCCAATTCATAAGCTAGGGTAGTCTGGCTTTTAGCTGGGCTAACGGCAAGTGAGACACCTAAGTCTTAGGATATGGTGTGAACACTTTGAAAGTGCCACAGTGACGGAGTCTATTTGGAAACAAATAGAGTGGAACGAGGTAAACCCCACGAGCGAGAAACCCAAAATTAGGTAGGGGCATTTTCTGAACGGGAAATGAACGGTTCAGATGAACAAGATATAGATCTTGTAGACAGATGATTACCACCGGCGTACGAGGCTCATCACCGCTTGTAGTACTAAGGTACAGAACATGGCTTATCGAACAGTTACAGGATGACTTGAATAAGTGACTTTGAGAAATCCCCTCTAACAGGGGTTTTTTTCATTTATATGTGTTTTATCATTCGATTTGTCACAGCGTAGGACAAATCGTATAATAGAGATAACTGTTTTTACATAAGGAGACACGGAATGATGAATAAAGTGACGTTAATTGCTACAGCGACAATGGGACTTGAAGCGATTGTTGCAAGAGAAGTAAAAGATTTAGGTTATAACGATGTGAAAGTTGAAAATGGCCGAGTGGAATTTACCGCAGATGTAAGTGCGATTCCACGTGCAAATTTATGGCTACGCACAGCTGATCGTGTAAAAATTAAAGTAGGTGAATTTAAAGCTTACACGTTTGATGAACTATTTGAAAAAACAAAAGCTCTTCCGTGGGCAGATTTGATTCCTGTTGATGCAGAGTTTCCCGTGATCGGAAAATCTGTCAAATCAACTTTGTTTTCTGTCTCAGATTGTCAGGCAATCGTTAAAAAAGCGGTTGTAGAGAGCATGAAATTAAAACATAAACTTGACTGGTTTGACGAGGACGGTGCGTTTTACCGGATTGAAGTTGCTCTTTTGAAAGATGTAGCGACTTTAACGATCGACACAAGTGGGACCGGACTTCATAAGCGTGGGTATCGTTACCATCATAATGAGGCACCCTTGAAAGAAACACTTGCTGCAGCGATGATTATGCTAACTAATTGGAAGCCAGACCGTCCTTTTGCAGATCCGTTCTGTGGGTCAGGTACCTTACCGATTGAAGCAGCAATGATTGGTCAAAATATAGCTCCTGGATTCAATCGTGAGTTTGCATCAGAAGATTGGCATTGGATCGGGGAAGATAAGTGGAATGAAGCGAGACAAGAAGTTGAAGACCTCGCTAATTATGATCAACCTCTTGATATTTTAGGGGCAGATATTGATCATCGTTCTGTTGAATTGGCACAAAATAATGCCATGGAAGCGGGATTTGATGAATTAATTCAATTCAAGCAAATGCAAGTGAAAGACTTCCGTCACAAAGGACAATATGGCGTATTAATCGGTAACCCTCCATATGGCGAACGCTTAGGCGAACGACCAGAAGTAGAAGAAATGTATCGTGATATGGGCGAAGCATTTAAATTACTTGATACATGGTCAATCTATATGTTAACGTCACACGAACAATTTGAGACATTTTACGGCAAGAAGGCTAGTAAAAAACGCAAACTTTATAACGGGAACATTAAAACAGACTATTATCAATTCTTTGGGCCAAGACCACCTAGAAAAGATTAATCATCATTCGAGTTGAAGACATCATATTTATGATGTCTTCTTTTATAGAGTAAATCATAATA
Above is a genomic segment from Bacillus sp. FJAT-45037 containing:
- the gpsB gene encoding cell division regulator GpsB codes for the protein MNSQEVRLSAKDILDKEFKTSMRGYNPDEVDKFLDSVIQDYEAFQKKVTQLEQENQKLRREMKQQSERPQRQTPTPSAGSTNYDILQRLSNLEKKVFGSKLYD
- a CDS encoding spore coat protein, with the protein product MYNKCHQPPKCSKVMPAVVHPTKCNVTQKSCEYIVPEVHPTHTTHVTNHVYKHVHSFPHTDSFDQTISNQQFVDNGPGPQIAGQMMPPRPPMGGFGPQGMGGFGPQGMGPMAGPNMAPMGFGPMGGANMAPMAGPNMAPMGFGPMGGANMAPMAGPNMGPMDQGKGKGKGGNGSCGCSYGR
- a CDS encoding DUF1273 domain-containing protein; translated protein: MKVLAVSGYKAHELGIFDPKHQGVTYIKKALEQKFRSYINEGLEWVIISGQLGVEIWAAEVILMLKKEFPEVKLSVLTPFLQQEDRWKEETKEHYRSILQQADYVDSITKRPYDNPAQLRMKNEFIIQKSDAILLLIDEDKVGSPHYYLEPAKKKAETKDYPIYTITPEDLDILIQEVEMERQDNWPNE
- a CDS encoding reverse transcriptase-like protein; translated protein: MIDVYIDGASAGDPGPSGAGVFINYKDGQVEHFSIPLEVMSNHEAEYEALLHALRICVDKGFKHVSFRTDSQLIDQAIEKRYVKKVRYQPYLREALVLIDSFELFFMKWIPSKQNRNADELARKAIQLDKGIITLDLTEKN
- a CDS encoding THUMP domain-containing class I SAM-dependent RNA methyltransferase, translated to MNKVTLIATATMGLEAIVAREVKDLGYNDVKVENGRVEFTADVSAIPRANLWLRTADRVKIKVGEFKAYTFDELFEKTKALPWADLIPVDAEFPVIGKSVKSTLFSVSDCQAIVKKAVVESMKLKHKLDWFDEDGAFYRIEVALLKDVATLTIDTSGTGLHKRGYRYHHNEAPLKETLAAAMIMLTNWKPDRPFADPFCGSGTLPIEAAMIGQNIAPGFNREFASEDWHWIGEDKWNEARQEVEDLANYDQPLDILGADIDHRSVELAQNNAMEAGFDELIQFKQMQVKDFRHKGQYGVLIGNPPYGERLGERPEVEEMYRDMGEAFKLLDTWSIYMLTSHEQFETFYGKKASKKRKLYNGNIKTDYYQFFGPRPPRKD